A region of Anguilla anguilla isolate fAngAng1 chromosome 18, fAngAng1.pri, whole genome shotgun sequence DNA encodes the following proteins:
- the btbd3b gene encoding BTB/POZ domain-containing protein 3 isoform X2, protein MAAEVFPAKKPSATTTVQQYQQQNLNNNNTIQSSNWQGLYPTIRERNAVMFNNELMADVHFVVGSPGGTQRLPGHKYVLAVGSSVFHAMFYGELAEDQDEIRIPDVEPAAFLALLKYIYCDEIDLSADTVLATLYAAKKYIVPHLARACVNFLETSLSAKNACVLLSQSCLFEEPDLTQRCWEVIDAQAELALRSEGFCDIDARTLESILRRETLNAKELVVFEAALSWAEAECQRRELPASIDNKRKVLGKAVYLIRVPTMALDDFANGAAQSGVLTLTETNDIFLWYTAAKKPELQFASEPRKGLSPQRCHRFQSCAYRSNQWRYRGRCDSIQFAVDRRAFVAGFGLYGSSCGSAEYSAKIELKRQGAVLGQNLSKYFSDGSSNTFPVWFEYPVQVEPDTFYTASVVLDGNELSYFGQEGMTEVQCGKVTFQFQCSSDSTNGTGVQGGQIPELIFYA, encoded by the exons atggcCGCGGAGGTCTTCCCCGCCAAGAAGCCGTCGGCGACCACCACGGTCCAGCAGTACCAGCAGCAGAAcctgaacaacaacaacaccatcCAGAGCAGCAACTGGCAAGGGCTGTACCCCACCATTCGAGAGAG GAATGCGGTCATGTTTAACAACGAGCTGATGGCAGACGTTCACTTCGTGGTCGGGTCACCTGGGGGAACGCAGCGGTTGCCTGGACACAAA tacGTCCTGGCCGTGGGAAGCTCGGTGTTCCACGCCATGTTCTACGGAGAGCTGGCCGAGGATCAGGATGAGATCCGTATTCCGGACGTGGAGCCGGCAGCGTTCCTGGCCCTGCTGAA GTACATATACTGCGATGAGATCGACCTGAGCGCGGACACAGTGCTGGCGACCCTTTACGCCGCCAAGAAGTACATCGTGCCCCACCTGGCGCGGGCCTGCGTCAACTTCCTGGAGACCAGCCTGAGCGCCAAGAACGCCTGCGTGCTGCTGTCGCAGAGCTGCCTGTTCGAGGAGCCCGACCTGACCCAGCGCTGCTGGGAGGTGATCGACGCCCAGGCCGAGCTGGCGCTGCGGTCCGAGGGCTTCTGCGACATCGACGCCCGCACCCTGGAGAGCATCCTGCGGCGGGAGACGCTCAACGCCAAGGAGCTGGTGGTGTTCGAGGCGGCGCTGAGCTGGGCCGAGGCCGAGTGCCAGCGGCGGGAGCTGCCGGCGTCCATCGACAACAAGCGCAAGGTGCTGGGCAAGGCCGTCTACCTGATCCGCGTGCCCACCATGGCGCTGGACGACTTCGCCAACGGCGCGGCGCAGTCGGGCGTGCTGACGCTCACCGAGACCAACGACATCTTCCTGTGGTACACGGCGGCCAAGAAGCCCGAGCTGCAGTTCGCCAGCGAGCCGCGCAAGGGGCTGTCGCCGCAGCGGTGCCACCGCTTCCAGTCCTGCGCCTACCGCAGCAACCAGTGGCGCTACCGGGGGCGCTGCGACAGCATCCAGTTCGCCGTGGACAGGCGCGCCTTCGTGGCCGGCTTCGGGCTCTACGGGTCCAGCTGCGGCTCGGCCGAGTACAGCGCCAAGATCGAGCTCAAGCGGCAGGGCGCGGTGCTGGGCCAGAACCTCAGCAAGTACTTCTCGGACGGGTCCAGCAACACCTTCCCGGTGTGGTTCGAGTACCCCGTGCAGGTGGAGCCCGACACCTTCTACACGGCCAGCGTGGTGCTGGACGGGAACGAGCTCAGCTACTTCGGGCAGGAGGGCATGACGGAGGTGCAGTGCGGGAAGGTCACCTTCCAGTTCCAGTGCTCCTCGGACAGCACCAACGGGACGGGCGTCCAGGGAGGGCAGATCCCGGAGCTCATCTTCTACGCTTGA
- the btbd3b gene encoding BTB/POZ domain-containing protein 3 isoform X1: MVDAKGRNMKCLTFFLMLPESVKSRSSKGAKKGSPTSSKLPPVCYEIITLKTKKKKKMAAEVFPAKKPSATTTVQQYQQQNLNNNNTIQSSNWQGLYPTIRERNAVMFNNELMADVHFVVGSPGGTQRLPGHKYVLAVGSSVFHAMFYGELAEDQDEIRIPDVEPAAFLALLKYIYCDEIDLSADTVLATLYAAKKYIVPHLARACVNFLETSLSAKNACVLLSQSCLFEEPDLTQRCWEVIDAQAELALRSEGFCDIDARTLESILRRETLNAKELVVFEAALSWAEAECQRRELPASIDNKRKVLGKAVYLIRVPTMALDDFANGAAQSGVLTLTETNDIFLWYTAAKKPELQFASEPRKGLSPQRCHRFQSCAYRSNQWRYRGRCDSIQFAVDRRAFVAGFGLYGSSCGSAEYSAKIELKRQGAVLGQNLSKYFSDGSSNTFPVWFEYPVQVEPDTFYTASVVLDGNELSYFGQEGMTEVQCGKVTFQFQCSSDSTNGTGVQGGQIPELIFYA, from the exons ATGGTGGATGCCAAGGGACGGAACATGAAATGTCTCACTTTCTTCTTGATGCTTCCAGAGTCGGTGAAGAGCAGGTCTAGCAAAGGGGCCAAGAAGGGCAGCCCCACCAGCTCCAAGCTGCCCCCCGTCTGCTATGAGATCATCACCCTGAAgaccaagaagaagaagaagatggcCGCGGAGGTCTTCCCCGCCAAGAAGCCGTCGGCGACCACCACGGTCCAGCAGTACCAGCAGCAGAAcctgaacaacaacaacaccatcCAGAGCAGCAACTGGCAAGGGCTGTACCCCACCATTCGAGAGAG GAATGCGGTCATGTTTAACAACGAGCTGATGGCAGACGTTCACTTCGTGGTCGGGTCACCTGGGGGAACGCAGCGGTTGCCTGGACACAAA tacGTCCTGGCCGTGGGAAGCTCGGTGTTCCACGCCATGTTCTACGGAGAGCTGGCCGAGGATCAGGATGAGATCCGTATTCCGGACGTGGAGCCGGCAGCGTTCCTGGCCCTGCTGAA GTACATATACTGCGATGAGATCGACCTGAGCGCGGACACAGTGCTGGCGACCCTTTACGCCGCCAAGAAGTACATCGTGCCCCACCTGGCGCGGGCCTGCGTCAACTTCCTGGAGACCAGCCTGAGCGCCAAGAACGCCTGCGTGCTGCTGTCGCAGAGCTGCCTGTTCGAGGAGCCCGACCTGACCCAGCGCTGCTGGGAGGTGATCGACGCCCAGGCCGAGCTGGCGCTGCGGTCCGAGGGCTTCTGCGACATCGACGCCCGCACCCTGGAGAGCATCCTGCGGCGGGAGACGCTCAACGCCAAGGAGCTGGTGGTGTTCGAGGCGGCGCTGAGCTGGGCCGAGGCCGAGTGCCAGCGGCGGGAGCTGCCGGCGTCCATCGACAACAAGCGCAAGGTGCTGGGCAAGGCCGTCTACCTGATCCGCGTGCCCACCATGGCGCTGGACGACTTCGCCAACGGCGCGGCGCAGTCGGGCGTGCTGACGCTCACCGAGACCAACGACATCTTCCTGTGGTACACGGCGGCCAAGAAGCCCGAGCTGCAGTTCGCCAGCGAGCCGCGCAAGGGGCTGTCGCCGCAGCGGTGCCACCGCTTCCAGTCCTGCGCCTACCGCAGCAACCAGTGGCGCTACCGGGGGCGCTGCGACAGCATCCAGTTCGCCGTGGACAGGCGCGCCTTCGTGGCCGGCTTCGGGCTCTACGGGTCCAGCTGCGGCTCGGCCGAGTACAGCGCCAAGATCGAGCTCAAGCGGCAGGGCGCGGTGCTGGGCCAGAACCTCAGCAAGTACTTCTCGGACGGGTCCAGCAACACCTTCCCGGTGTGGTTCGAGTACCCCGTGCAGGTGGAGCCCGACACCTTCTACACGGCCAGCGTGGTGCTGGACGGGAACGAGCTCAGCTACTTCGGGCAGGAGGGCATGACGGAGGTGCAGTGCGGGAAGGTCACCTTCCAGTTCCAGTGCTCCTCGGACAGCACCAACGGGACGGGCGTCCAGGGAGGGCAGATCCCGGAGCTCATCTTCTACGCTTGA